Proteins found in one Methanomassiliicoccus sp. genomic segment:
- a CDS encoding glycosyltransferase family 4 protein, with the protein MAMVSPEFLSWGGVGSYMKQLADHLSPEHEVHVICLGKEGGAPQVENITLHVLGTAEDTFMYNNQFQVALWRSFDKLQKEHEFDIMHGNHAQMADIMFKVLGEKVPSVTTVHSTIGSQRMGTRSSGLPANKLEMSEKMTLLLLPLLTTLEKVYMKRSSSLIYVSDFIRDWCQDRIGATCASEVIHNGIDTDLFSPRDRDECLAHFPDLEGAEDIVLFSGRMIALKGIATAIEAASLVDPSVSPTFVFAGNGNAEQWKAMAAKAGLSKDECRFIGPVSYREMPYLYPLASLFMLPSYSESFPMTLLEAMASGTPVVASKVGGVPEMIVDGTTGILVPPKDAAALARSIETVLADRDLARKMSTDARTRVLEEFSAAVMARRTADVYKRTVEAWT; encoded by the coding sequence GTGGCCATGGTAAGCCCAGAGTTCCTCAGCTGGGGCGGGGTCGGAAGCTACATGAAACAGCTCGCCGACCACCTGTCGCCGGAGCATGAGGTGCATGTCATATGCCTGGGAAAGGAAGGGGGTGCTCCCCAGGTGGAGAACATCACCCTGCACGTCCTTGGCACCGCTGAGGACACCTTCATGTACAACAACCAGTTCCAGGTGGCCCTGTGGCGGTCATTCGACAAGCTCCAGAAGGAGCATGAGTTCGACATCATGCACGGGAACCACGCGCAGATGGCGGACATCATGTTCAAGGTCCTGGGGGAGAAGGTGCCATCCGTCACTACGGTGCACAGCACCATCGGATCCCAGCGCATGGGCACGCGGTCCTCGGGCCTGCCGGCGAACAAACTGGAGATGTCCGAGAAGATGACGCTCCTGCTCCTCCCGCTGCTGACCACCCTGGAGAAGGTCTACATGAAGAGATCTTCCTCCCTGATCTACGTGTCCGACTTCATAAGGGACTGGTGCCAGGACCGCATAGGGGCGACGTGCGCGTCAGAGGTCATACACAACGGTATCGACACCGATCTGTTCTCACCGCGGGACCGTGATGAATGCCTCGCCCACTTCCCCGACCTGGAGGGGGCGGAGGACATCGTACTGTTCTCGGGTCGCATGATCGCCCTAAAGGGTATCGCCACGGCGATAGAGGCCGCTTCGCTGGTAGACCCCTCCGTATCGCCGACGTTCGTGTTCGCCGGAAACGGTAACGCCGAGCAGTGGAAGGCCATGGCCGCCAAGGCCGGGCTGTCCAAGGACGAGTGCCGCTTTATCGGACCAGTGAGCTATCGGGAGATGCCTTATCTCTATCCCCTCGCTTCCCTGTTCATGCTTCCTTCGTACTCGGAGAGCTTCCCCATGACCTTGTTAGAGGCTATGGCGTCAGGAACGCCGGTCGTCGCCAGCAAGGTGGGAGGGGTCCCGGAGATGATCGTGGACGGAACCACTGGCATTCTCGTGCCGCCCAAGGACGCGGCCGCCCTGGCGCGCAGCATCGAGACGGTACTCGCTGACAGGGACCTGGCCAGAAAGATGTCCACCGACGCCCGCACCCGGGTGCTGGAGGAGTTCAGCGCGGCGGTCATGGCTCGCCGTACCGCCGATGTGTACAAGAGGACCGTGGAGGCGTGGACTTGA